A window from Flavobacteriales bacterium encodes these proteins:
- a CDS encoding cysteine desulfurase, which yields MDIAKIRSDFPILSEVVYDKPLAYFDNAATSQKPQVVIDAISNYYTHINSNIHRGVHYLSQRATDAFEETRKKVQKHINAEHIHEVIFTKGTTDGINLVASSFGQNFIGEGEEVIISNMEHHSNIVPWQLICAQRGAQLKVIPITDQGELDMDTFRKLLNKNTALVAINHISNSLGTVNPVKEIVEAAHEVGTAVLIDGAQSAPHMPIDMQDIGADFYTFSAHKMCGPTGLGVLYGREEWLEKMPPYQGGGEMIKEVFLDHSTWADLPYKFEAGTPNISEVVVFGHALDYLNGIGWDVIQEREQALLHYATEKLKQIEGLKIYGEARNKASVISFLLEGIHPYDTGMVLDKLGVAVRTGHHCTQPVMDRFEIPGTVRASFAFYNTEEEIDRLIEGLKRVKTMFA from the coding sequence TTGGACATAGCTAAGATTCGATCGGACTTCCCCATTTTGTCTGAAGTGGTATACGATAAGCCTCTGGCCTATTTCGACAATGCCGCGACTTCTCAAAAGCCGCAGGTGGTCATTGATGCAATATCGAATTACTACACGCACATCAACAGCAATATCCACCGCGGTGTACACTACCTAAGCCAGCGCGCAACGGATGCGTTCGAAGAGACTCGAAAAAAAGTTCAGAAGCACATCAATGCAGAGCACATTCACGAGGTGATCTTTACTAAGGGAACCACGGACGGAATCAATCTGGTTGCCTCGAGCTTTGGTCAAAACTTCATCGGGGAAGGTGAAGAGGTGATCATTTCGAACATGGAGCACCACAGTAATATTGTGCCATGGCAACTGATCTGCGCTCAGCGTGGAGCTCAGCTCAAAGTGATTCCGATCACCGATCAAGGCGAGCTCGACATGGACACCTTTCGCAAACTTCTCAACAAGAATACAGCGCTTGTTGCCATCAACCACATCAGCAATTCGCTTGGCACCGTGAATCCGGTCAAAGAGATCGTAGAAGCAGCACACGAAGTGGGTACCGCGGTGTTGATCGATGGAGCTCAAAGTGCCCCGCACATGCCCATCGACATGCAAGATATCGGTGCCGATTTCTACACCTTTTCGGCCCACAAGATGTGCGGACCCACCGGATTGGGAGTCCTTTACGGACGAGAGGAATGGCTCGAAAAAATGCCTCCATATCAAGGTGGAGGGGAAATGATCAAAGAGGTTTTCTTGGATCACAGCACATGGGCCGACCTACCTTACAAGTTCGAAGCAGGAACTCCGAATATCTCAGAAGTAGTAGTCTTTGGGCATGCGCTCGATTACTTGAATGGGATCGGCTGGGATGTGATTCAGGAGCGCGAGCAAGCCTTGCTGCACTACGCAACCGAAAAGCTGAAGCAGATCGAAGGCCTCAAGATCTATGGTGAAGCGCGTAACAAAGCCAGTGTGATCTCCTTTCTCCTGGAAGGTATTCACCCCTACGATACCGGAATGGTTCTCGATAAACTCGGAGTAGCTGTTCGAACCGGACACCATTGCACCCAACCCGTTATGGACCGCTTCGAGATTCCGGGTACGGTGCGTGCGAGTTTTGCCTTTTACAATACCGAAGAGGAGATCGATAGATTGATCGAAGGATTGAAAAGAGTTAAAACCATGTTTGCCTGA
- a CDS encoding SufE family protein: MSIEEKQIEIVDEFSMFEDWMQKYDYLIDLGKSVPLIDERYKTPDQVIKGCQSQVWLNAASNGGKVTFTADSDAIITKGIISLLIRVLSNEKPEDIVNADLHFIDEIGLKEHLSPTRANGLLAMVKQMKFYALAYQSKND, from the coding sequence ATGAGCATCGAGGAAAAACAGATAGAGATCGTCGACGAGTTTTCCATGTTCGAAGACTGGATGCAGAAATACGACTACCTCATCGACCTGGGAAAGTCGGTACCCCTCATCGACGAAAGATACAAGACCCCGGACCAGGTCATAAAGGGCTGTCAAAGCCAGGTGTGGTTGAATGCCGCCTCAAACGGCGGGAAGGTCACATTTACTGCTGATAGCGACGCTATCATAACCAAAGGGATCATCTCCCTTTTGATACGCGTGCTGTCCAACGAAAAGCCTGAAGATATCGTGAATGCAGATCTTCACTTCATCGACGAAATTGGCTTAAAGGAGCACTTGTCGCCCACCCGCGCCAATGGACTGCTCGCCATGGTGAAGCAAATGAAGTTCTACGCATTGGCGTATCAAAGCAAAAACGATTGA
- a CDS encoding DUF59 domain-containing protein: MLLNEEQQQKLGEDVVRVLCTIYDPEIPVNIYELGLIYDVQVSDEGDVHILMTLTSPNCPVAESLPLEVEEKVKTLKEVMTGKVEITFEPTWDKDMMSEEAKLELGFL, encoded by the coding sequence ATGCTGTTGAACGAAGAACAACAACAAAAACTGGGTGAAGATGTCGTACGCGTGCTTTGCACGATCTACGATCCCGAGATCCCAGTGAACATATACGAGCTCGGTCTCATTTACGACGTCCAGGTGTCGGATGAAGGCGATGTTCATATACTCATGACCCTTACCTCACCAAATTGCCCCGTGGCAGAAAGCTTGCCGTTGGAGGTTGAAGAAAAGGTCAAGACCCTCAAAGAAGTCATGACCGGCAAAGTTGAGATCACCTTTGAGCCCACTTGGGATAAGGACATGATGAGCGAAGAGGCGAAATTAGAACTCGGATTCCTCTAA
- a CDS encoding DUF2480 family protein — translation MADEIVNKVANSALFPVNLEDYYRAERRIFIDLKDWLYEGIMLREKDYRAAIAEHDFSQYADAYVAVDCTEDAIVPTWAYMLMASSLAPHAKKVVVGSLDHLESVLYQEIIDDLDVEEFRDQRIILKGCGDKPVPMDAFAAFVQKVQPVAKSIMFGEPCSTVPVFKKRA, via the coding sequence ATGGCCGACGAAATTGTCAATAAAGTTGCCAATAGCGCACTGTTTCCGGTAAACCTCGAAGATTATTATCGCGCCGAGAGGCGCATATTCATAGACCTCAAAGACTGGCTTTACGAGGGCATCATGTTGCGGGAAAAGGATTACCGCGCCGCGATCGCCGAGCACGATTTTAGCCAATACGCCGATGCATACGTGGCGGTCGACTGCACAGAGGACGCGATTGTACCGACTTGGGCCTACATGCTCATGGCTTCGTCTTTGGCTCCGCACGCCAAAAAAGTAGTGGTGGGAAGTCTCGATCACCTTGAGAGCGTTTTGTACCAGGAGATTATTGACGATCTGGACGTGGAGGAATTCAGGGATCAGCGAATCATTTTGAAGGGGTGCGGAGATAAACCGGTGCCGATGGACGCCTTCGCGGCCTTTGTTCAAAAAGTGCAGCCCGTAGCTAAAAGCATCATGTTTGGAGAGCCGTGTTCTACCGTTCCGGTATTCAAAAAACGGGCGTAA
- a CDS encoding S46 family peptidase — translation MIKRLNERDMQKLGLQLTADELYSANHSSLKDAVVNFGGFCTGEIVSDQGLILTNHHCGYDAIRSHSTVENDILTNGFWALAKDQELPVPGLTATFLVRMDDVTDQVLSAVSDTMSEQECSSAVGAKIKELIDAASEGNEYKVEIKDFFEGNEFYQFTYEVFTDIRLVGAPPESVGKYGGDTDNWMWPRHTGDFSMFRVYSHADNKPADYSEENVTYTPKHHLPISIDGVENGDFAMIFGYPGSTDRYLTSFGIREALDVKNQAIVDIRAKKLEIMKEYMDADDANRIQYASTYAQTANYRKYYIGQTEQLKKNNVYDKKKKIEDDFESWVNLYTTRQDQYGGALNLIEEAYVDYTKTALANEYLNEAIFQGPASFLFAYRTRSLQSAVLEENTEKIEQLKAGLAPMAAEPFESKNTDIDRDIFAAMIQMYAMNVPADQQAPVG, via the coding sequence TTGATCAAGCGACTTAATGAGCGCGATATGCAAAAGCTCGGACTGCAATTGACGGCCGATGAATTGTACAGCGCAAACCACTCGAGCTTGAAAGACGCGGTCGTGAACTTCGGCGGGTTTTGTACCGGAGAGATCGTATCGGACCAAGGGTTGATCTTGACCAACCACCACTGTGGATACGATGCCATTCGATCCCACTCAACCGTTGAGAACGACATTTTGACCAACGGATTCTGGGCTTTGGCGAAAGATCAGGAATTGCCGGTCCCGGGGCTTACGGCTACTTTCCTGGTGCGCATGGACGATGTTACTGACCAGGTATTGAGCGCCGTTTCGGACACCATGTCGGAGCAAGAGTGCAGCTCTGCGGTCGGAGCCAAGATCAAAGAGCTGATCGACGCAGCTTCTGAGGGCAACGAATACAAGGTGGAGATCAAAGACTTTTTCGAAGGGAATGAGTTTTACCAATTTACTTATGAAGTATTCACTGATATCCGTTTGGTAGGAGCTCCACCCGAGTCAGTAGGAAAATACGGTGGCGACACCGACAACTGGATGTGGCCTCGCCACACCGGTGACTTCAGCATGTTCCGCGTTTACTCACATGCCGATAACAAACCGGCGGACTACAGTGAGGAGAATGTTACTTACACTCCGAAACACCACTTGCCGATCTCTATCGACGGAGTCGAAAATGGAGATTTCGCCATGATCTTCGGCTATCCTGGAAGCACTGATCGTTACCTGACGAGCTTCGGAATCCGCGAGGCTCTTGATGTTAAGAACCAAGCCATCGTAGACATACGCGCCAAGAAATTGGAGATCATGAAAGAATACATGGATGCTGACGATGCAAACCGTATTCAATATGCTTCGACCTACGCTCAAACAGCGAATTACCGGAAGTACTATATCGGTCAGACCGAGCAGTTGAAAAAGAACAATGTATACGACAAAAAGAAGAAGATCGAGGACGATTTCGAGTCTTGGGTCAATTTGTACACAACCCGTCAGGATCAATACGGCGGAGCTTTGAATCTGATTGAAGAAGCATACGTTGATTACACGAAGACGGCCTTGGCAAACGAATACCTCAACGAAGCTATTTTCCAGGGGCCGGCGAGCTTCCTGTTCGCTTATCGTACACGCTCACTTCAGAGTGCCGTACTCGAAGAGAACACCGAGAAGATCGAGCAGCTCAAAGCTGGTTTGGCGCCAATGGCAGCCGAGCCCTTTGAAAGCAAGAATACGGACATCGACCGCGACATCTTCGCGGCTATGATACAGATGTACGCTATGAACGTACCGGCCGATCAACAGGCGCCGGTTGGTTAA